From the genome of Geothrix sp. 21YS21S-4, one region includes:
- a CDS encoding indolepyruvate oxidoreductase subunit beta — MNASRIHGIVLSGVGGQGVLSLAQILLEALRRSGLHALQSEIHGMSQRGGSVHAQVCYADTPLSSPIIDEGCADLLIALEPLEALRYVAMLRVDGHLVVSEEPEVNMEGYPPLDDVYAALKAVPGAHLLDTEDLARRLNHRQAGGMALLGMASRFLPVEEEVWREVIAQRFESKGPRVAEKNLEAFAAGRGFIQEPVGA, encoded by the coding sequence ATGAACGCTTCCCGAATCCACGGCATCGTCCTTTCCGGCGTGGGGGGCCAGGGGGTGCTCTCCCTCGCCCAGATCCTGCTGGAGGCCCTGCGCCGCAGCGGACTCCACGCCCTCCAGTCCGAGATCCACGGCATGAGCCAGCGGGGCGGCAGCGTCCACGCCCAGGTCTGCTACGCCGACACGCCGCTCAGCTCGCCGATCATCGACGAGGGCTGCGCGGACCTGCTCATCGCCCTGGAGCCCCTGGAGGCGCTGCGCTACGTGGCCATGCTGCGCGTCGACGGCCACCTCGTGGTCTCGGAAGAGCCCGAAGTGAACATGGAGGGCTACCCGCCTCTGGACGACGTGTACGCCGCCCTCAAGGCCGTTCCGGGCGCCCATCTCCTGGATACCGAGGACCTGGCGCGGCGGCTCAACCATCGCCAGGCCGGGGGCATGGCCCTGCTGGGGATGGCCTCGCGGTTCCTGCCCGTGGAGGAAGAGGTCTGGCGCGAGGTCATCGCCCAGCGCTTCGAGTCCAAGGGCCCCCGCGTCGCCGAAAAGAACCTCGAAGCCTTCGCCGCCGGCCGCGGCTTCATCCAGGAACCGGTGGGAGCCTGA
- a CDS encoding acetate--CoA ligase family protein, protein MTETTGFLHEERAYGLLAAAGLRVPRHGFLEGGSLPFAPGEPIVLKGIADQLWHKSDKGAVHFGAFDADALRAEAAAMRQRVAGHPWIGGLVCEKVAFKRLSGLPTEALVSLKRDPEAGWLAVCGIGGLQADAWAALAPPLIWPLALCTPEQALADLREHWLGRTWLGRQRGTEALTDETKLLAFLRGLWKAAEGLGREGVTLLELNPVVLDADGLPTALDGVGTLDAAPSEPPAAPDPAWYRALVAPRDLVIAGVSSREGTVGRIILENVRRSSLPEGALRLIKPGAPEFLGLPCLGSVADLAAAPTDQLIVSLPAVQTLEMVEQLCRQGGGATVVYVVAGGLGDGADTEGLGKRLVACLEAHRRAGKWTPALVGPNGLGLYSPDLDLNTLFIPDEKLPLRPRPGHAALVSQSGAFLITRLSRRPELGLRAAVAVGNQMDLRCSDFLDGFGSDPAVKVVGAYLEGFAPGDLKATAQATARLRAAGRRVLLYKGGRSQEGMAAASSHTGALAGDHALQASVLRRAGAMLAERIEAFDAALSWLGAYAEGTPRRVAIMTNAGFESVASADLLDGPFRGSRLTEAETSALAETIERHGLTGLVSARLPLDLTPMADEAAYLAGARLLLASEADAVVVGLVPLTRRLGTADPAAFGPFAADLAKAARESGKWLGVAVEGGAIYDAYRQGLREAGLPVFLTMEEALEGLRVIAAEL, encoded by the coding sequence ATGACCGAAACGACGGGATTCCTCCACGAGGAGCGGGCCTACGGCCTGCTCGCCGCCGCGGGCCTGCGGGTGCCCCGCCACGGGTTCCTCGAAGGGGGATCGCTGCCCTTCGCGCCCGGCGAACCCATCGTGCTGAAGGGAATCGCCGACCAGCTCTGGCACAAGTCGGACAAGGGCGCCGTCCACTTCGGGGCCTTCGACGCCGACGCGCTCCGGGCGGAAGCCGCGGCCATGCGCCAGCGCGTGGCGGGCCACCCCTGGATCGGCGGCCTCGTGTGCGAGAAGGTCGCCTTCAAGCGCCTCTCCGGACTGCCCACGGAAGCCCTCGTCTCCCTCAAGCGCGATCCCGAAGCCGGCTGGCTGGCGGTCTGCGGGATCGGCGGCCTCCAGGCCGATGCCTGGGCGGCCCTGGCGCCGCCCCTGATCTGGCCCCTCGCCCTGTGCACGCCCGAGCAGGCCCTCGCGGACCTGCGGGAGCACTGGCTAGGCCGCACATGGCTGGGCCGCCAGCGCGGGACGGAAGCGCTCACGGACGAGACGAAGCTGCTCGCCTTCCTCCGAGGCCTCTGGAAAGCAGCGGAAGGCCTCGGTCGCGAGGGCGTCACCCTGCTGGAGCTGAATCCCGTGGTCCTGGACGCCGACGGCCTGCCCACGGCCCTGGACGGCGTGGGCACCCTCGACGCGGCGCCTTCCGAACCTCCCGCCGCGCCGGACCCGGCCTGGTACCGCGCCCTGGTGGCGCCCCGCGACCTCGTGATCGCCGGGGTCTCCAGCCGCGAAGGGACCGTGGGCCGCATCATCCTGGAAAACGTCCGGCGGTCCTCCCTCCCCGAGGGCGCCCTCCGTCTCATCAAGCCCGGCGCGCCGGAGTTCCTGGGGCTGCCCTGCCTGGGCTCCGTCGCCGATCTGGCCGCGGCGCCCACGGATCAGCTCATCGTGTCTCTGCCCGCGGTCCAGACGCTGGAGATGGTCGAGCAGCTGTGCCGCCAGGGCGGCGGCGCCACCGTCGTCTACGTGGTGGCCGGGGGCCTGGGCGACGGGGCCGACACCGAGGGCCTGGGCAAGCGGCTGGTGGCCTGCCTGGAGGCGCACCGTCGCGCCGGCAAGTGGACGCCCGCGCTGGTGGGCCCCAACGGCCTGGGCCTCTACAGTCCGGACCTGGACCTCAACACCCTCTTCATTCCCGACGAGAAGCTGCCCCTCCGGCCGCGGCCCGGCCACGCGGCGCTGGTGAGCCAGAGCGGCGCCTTCCTCATCACCCGCCTGAGCCGTCGCCCGGAGCTGGGCCTCCGCGCCGCCGTGGCGGTGGGAAACCAGATGGATCTGCGCTGTTCGGATTTCCTGGACGGCTTCGGCTCGGATCCCGCCGTGAAGGTCGTGGGGGCCTACCTGGAAGGCTTCGCCCCCGGCGACCTGAAGGCCACGGCCCAAGCCACCGCCCGCCTGCGGGCCGCGGGCCGCCGCGTGCTCCTGTACAAGGGCGGGCGCAGTCAGGAGGGCATGGCCGCCGCAAGCAGCCACACGGGCGCCCTGGCTGGGGACCACGCGCTCCAGGCCAGCGTGCTGCGCCGCGCGGGAGCCATGCTCGCCGAGCGCATCGAAGCCTTCGACGCGGCTCTCTCCTGGTTGGGCGCCTATGCCGAGGGCACGCCGCGCCGCGTGGCCATCATGACCAACGCCGGATTCGAGTCCGTGGCCTCCGCGGACCTGCTGGACGGCCCGTTCCGGGGCTCCCGCCTGACGGAAGCCGAGACCTCGGCCCTGGCGGAAACCATCGAGCGCCATGGCCTGACGGGTCTGGTGAGCGCCCGCCTCCCCCTGGACCTCACGCCCATGGCCGACGAGGCCGCCTACCTGGCGGGCGCCCGGCTGCTGCTGGCCTCCGAGGCCGATGCCGTGGTGGTGGGCCTGGTGCCCCTCACCCGGCGCCTGGGGACTGCCGACCCGGCGGCCTTCGGCCCCTTCGCCGCGGATCTGGCCAAGGCGGCCCGGGAGAGCGGCAAGTGGCTGGGCGTCGCGGTGGAGGGGGGCGCCATCTACGACGCCTACCGCCAGGGCCTGCGCGAGGCCGGCCTGCCCGTGTTCCTGACCATGGAAGAAGCGCTGGAGGGCCTGCGCGTCATCGCCGCGGAGTTGTGA